From Hydractinia symbiolongicarpus strain clone_291-10 chromosome 12, HSymV2.1, whole genome shotgun sequence, one genomic window encodes:
- the LOC130621679 gene encoding uncharacterized protein LOC130621679, translating into MESKDIKSESSDTDKTSGSLFKVTKGCVKKRREELPVSYPKNYMIVDEFCSSVTSLTSSSSDFFNMQLHSRFHHLSKHPKRFKEKSSTDKLLDETATLVYPQRNTLDEEIIAELDRQYDHNICLDRFISEMEQHQTHEPPQQAGLLATRTESVSLSGKADSCSNCSNSSSQCPTCTSGSSSVLPRSNETDSVSHNSESIKSASPECENPLKIMESFQNVVCDPEETPVSTSETKRSSSEPESGIDVNSGLRTSSSSTSQNYKGGKPGRKRKRGYIYDPKPVKVKSKTVIPESQKDDTYWEKRKRNNEAARRSREMRRRMEAEVSNKMSILKKENEALRVTIALLIKRNETLEYILDDYANVEKEIMYTINESPAS; encoded by the coding sequence GTGTGTGAAGAAACGTAGAGAAGAATTGCCAGTTTCATACCCTAAAAACTATATGATTGTTGATGAATTCTGCTCAAGTGTAACATCATTAACTTCATCAAGCTCTGATTTCTTTAACATGCAGTTGCATTCACGATTTCATCATCTTTCCAAGCATCCAAAACGATTTAAAGAAAAATCGTCAACTGATAAATTGTTAGATGAAACAGCAACATTAGTATACCCGCAAAGAAATACCCTTGATGAGGAAATCATAGCTGAATTAGATCGACAGTATGATCATAATATTTGCTTAGATCGTTTTATAAGCGAAATGGAGCAACATCAGACACATGAACCCCCACAACAAGCAGGGTTACTTGCAACCAGGACTGAATCTGTCTCATTATCTGGTAAAGCGGACAGTTGTAGTAACTGTAGCAACAGCTCCAGTCAATGTCCTACTTGCACAAGTGGTTCTTCTTCTGTGCTGCCTCGCTCAAATGAAACAGATAGCGTGAGTCATAacagtgaaagtataaaatcaGCCTCACCAGAATGTGAAAATCCTTTAAAAATTATGGAATCTTTTCAAAATGTTGTTTGTGATCCAGAAGAAACTCCCGTATCTACTTCAGAGACCAAAAGATCCTCCAGTGAACCTGAGAGTGGCATTGATGTAAATTCTGGATTAAGAACTTCTTCTAGCAGCACTTCCCAAAACTATAAAGGTGGTAAACCCGggcgaaaaagaaaaagaggttATATATATGATCCAAAACCAGTTAAAGTCAAGTCTAAAACAGTTATTCCTGAATCCCAGAAGGACGATACGTATTGGGAAAAACGTAAACGGAATAACGAGGCTGCGAGGAGATCAAGAGAAATGCGTCGAAGGATGGAAGCAGAAGTGAGCAACAAAatgagtattttaaaaaaagaaaacgaggCATTGCGCGTAACTATAGCGTTATTAATAAAACGTAATGAAACTCTGGAATATATTCTTGATGATTATgcaaatgttgaaaaagaaattatgtATACAATCAACGAATCTCCAGCTAGTTGA